The Coleofasciculaceae cyanobacterium genome includes a window with the following:
- a CDS encoding M48 family metallopeptidase: MKSLNLSLILLNIFLFPTVTLAKSVTIEPSHNQVHLSQLYSEEKTVTERAFKAHGKDEKLAENSESETEEVEDDTSESEEDVKDKAKEPTPEEIARLAKLAQADRLYISGNKAAAVKLYREAKEPWKIEQEASKQNDELIIITFDDPAKLSPAGKVFWRNYQQGKERQLETQVISALKLLTTREPQFISGHIHYAEVLLASERETESLEVLNRAVNRYPNEPKLLRAKMNADLAAENWLDASIMARQFALFNPDSPQAEEFNRLAEEYLAEYQSNLRESITWNAIGNAIAGTVGFALTGNLFGPLSALETTSLLLRGESAVGEASVGQIKKQVPLVQNKKVTNYVDQIGRKIANASGREEFDYQFYIVMDDALNAFALPGGKVFVNAGAIMKTDSEAELAGLLAHEVSHSALSHGFQLATKGNLTANIVSYIPYVGNTASSLIVLNYSRAMEKQADIFGTRILVNAGYAADGVRNLMAQLDKSRDEDNSEPPAWLSSHPNTKQRIDYMERLIVDRNLNRYAYEGVSQHQEIKKLVTAKWQEYEKCVEEVDSIKEAKICAGEQDESQEDPENPTDETMENEAEEAKD, from the coding sequence ATGAAATCTTTAAATTTAAGTTTAATCCTGTTAAATATTTTTCTTTTTCCGACCGTAACTTTAGCTAAGTCTGTGACAATTGAACCTAGTCATAATCAAGTTCATCTCAGTCAGCTTTATTCAGAGGAAAAAACAGTCACAGAACGAGCTTTTAAGGCACACGGCAAAGATGAGAAATTAGCTGAAAATTCTGAATCAGAAACTGAAGAAGTTGAAGACGATACATCTGAGTCCGAAGAAGATGTTAAAGATAAAGCCAAAGAACCTACCCCAGAAGAAATTGCTCGGTTAGCCAAACTAGCGCAAGCCGATCGACTGTATATATCGGGAAATAAAGCTGCTGCCGTTAAACTCTATCGAGAAGCAAAAGAACCCTGGAAGATTGAGCAAGAGGCTAGTAAGCAAAACGACGAATTAATTATTATTACTTTTGACGATCCAGCAAAGCTTAGTCCCGCAGGAAAAGTATTTTGGCGTAACTATCAACAGGGAAAAGAACGACAGTTAGAAACCCAAGTAATTAGTGCTTTAAAGTTGTTAACCACTAGAGAACCTCAGTTTATTTCTGGTCATATTCATTACGCTGAGGTACTGTTAGCGTCTGAGCGAGAGACAGAGTCCCTCGAAGTTTTAAACCGAGCCGTTAATCGCTATCCCAACGAACCCAAGTTATTACGAGCCAAAATGAATGCGGATCTTGCTGCTGAGAATTGGCTAGATGCTTCAATTATGGCGCGTCAGTTCGCCCTATTTAATCCTGATTCACCCCAAGCAGAAGAATTTAATCGCCTAGCAGAAGAATATTTGGCAGAATATCAGAGTAACCTACGAGAAAGTATTACCTGGAATGCGATTGGAAATGCGATCGCAGGAACAGTCGGGTTTGCCTTGACGGGTAATTTGTTTGGTCCTCTTTCGGCTTTAGAAACTACTTCTCTGTTGCTAAGAGGAGAATCTGCTGTTGGAGAAGCTTCTGTTGGACAAATTAAAAAACAGGTACCTCTGGTTCAAAACAAGAAAGTTACTAACTATGTTGACCAAATTGGTCGAAAGATTGCCAACGCATCAGGAAGAGAAGAGTTTGACTATCAATTTTATATTGTGATGGATGATGCCCTTAACGCCTTTGCACTTCCAGGCGGAAAAGTATTTGTTAACGCGGGGGCGATTATGAAAACCGATTCTGAGGCGGAGTTAGCAGGATTACTGGCTCATGAAGTTTCTCATAGTGCCTTATCTCATGGTTTTCAGTTAGCTACCAAAGGAAATCTCACTGCCAATATCGTTAGCTATATTCCCTATGTCGGCAATACAGCTAGTAGCCTAATCGTACTTAACTACAGTCGAGCTATGGAGAAGCAGGCAGATATCTTTGGTACGAGGATCTTAGTTAATGCTGGATATGCGGCTGATGGAGTCCGCAATTTAATGGCTCAACTGGATAAGTCTCGGGATGAAGATAATTCCGAACCTCCTGCTTGGCTGTCTAGTCATCCTAATACCAAACAAAGAATCGATTATATGGAAAGATTGATTGTTGATCGCAATCTCAACCGCTATGCCTATGAAGGTGTTTCTCAGCACCAAGAAATTAAAAAATTAGTTACGGCAAAATGGCAAGAGTACGAAAAATGTGTTGAGGAAGTAGATAGCATCAAAGAAGCTAAAATATGCGCTGGTGAACAGGACGAATCTCAGGAAGATCCAGAAAACCCAACGGACGAAACAATGGAAAATGAAGCTGAGGAAGCCAAAGATTAG
- the dndE gene encoding DNA sulfur modification protein DndE codes for MDNPLERVRISKTAEDQLVKLKRSTKVKQWNILCRWALCRSLAEPSVPSPVPIKTNSNVEIAWNVFGGEIADILLIALKQRCHQDGLGTDKDTLKEQFTLHLHRGIGYLAGDNQIEQIEDLVALGLGES; via the coding sequence ATGGATAATCCTTTAGAGCGAGTCCGTATTTCCAAAACTGCCGAAGATCAGCTAGTTAAACTCAAGCGCAGTACCAAAGTTAAACAGTGGAATATCCTCTGTCGTTGGGCTTTGTGCCGTTCTCTAGCCGAACCTAGCGTTCCTTCTCCTGTGCCAATCAAGACAAACAGTAATGTTGAAATAGCCTGGAATGTTTTTGGCGGAGAAATAGCAGACATACTATTAATTGCGCTCAAACAAAGATGCCATCAAGATGGACTGGGAACAGACAAAGATACCTTAAAAGAGCAATTTACCCTGCATCTGCATCGTGGGATTGGTTACTTGGCTGGAGATAATCAGATCGAGCAGATAGAAGATTTAGTAGCCTTGGGATTAGGAGAGTCATGA
- a CDS encoding ABC transporter permease, with product MNWWQKLKKNTLARLGGTILVIFYLAVIFADFIAPYSPYASQENGSLLPPTEIHWRNLTPVVYPTTQGITDLETGDRLLIIDQDNPSPVGLLVQGNPYNLFEISLPISPKFESVTIFGGIPLNRHLFGTYGDAKINILGTDEQGRDLFSRLLFGGRISLFIGLAGIAVSYPLGMIAGGISGYFGGWIDAVIMRVVEVLMTIPGIYLLIALASVLPPGLSSAQTFLLIVLITSFISWSGLARVVRGQVLSIKEQEFVQAANAMGANPLYIIVRHILPQTATYIIISATLAVPGFIIAESVLSLIGLGIQSKDPSWGNLLSSATNASILVLQPWLIIPPALLIILTVLAFNLLGDGLRDALDPRSLYQNK from the coding sequence ATGAACTGGTGGCAAAAACTCAAAAAAAATACTTTGGCACGTTTAGGGGGAACTATACTAGTTATCTTTTATCTGGCGGTGATCTTTGCCGATTTTATTGCGCCGTATTCTCCGTATGCTTCTCAAGAAAATGGTTCTTTGTTGCCACCGACTGAGATTCATTGGCGCAATTTAACACCTGTTGTTTACCCTACTACTCAGGGAATAACCGATCTGGAGACGGGCGATCGCCTTTTGATCATTGACCAAGATAATCCTTCTCCTGTCGGTCTTTTAGTTCAAGGTAATCCTTACAATTTATTTGAAATCTCGTTACCTATATCTCCCAAGTTTGAATCAGTGACTATCTTTGGTGGTATTCCTTTAAACAGACATTTATTTGGTACTTATGGGGATGCCAAGATTAACATTTTGGGTACGGACGAACAGGGCAGAGATTTATTTAGTCGCTTACTGTTTGGCGGCAGAATTAGTTTATTTATCGGGCTGGCGGGGATTGCAGTATCTTATCCCTTAGGAATGATAGCAGGAGGTATTTCTGGGTATTTTGGGGGCTGGATTGATGCCGTAATTATGCGTGTAGTAGAAGTTTTGATGACCATACCAGGTATCTACCTCTTAATTGCCTTAGCTTCCGTTCTTCCGCCTGGCTTAAGCAGCGCGCAAACTTTTTTATTAATTGTTTTAATTACTTCTTTTATTAGTTGGTCGGGATTAGCGCGAGTAGTTAGAGGACAAGTTTTATCAATTAAAGAACAAGAATTTGTTCAAGCAGCCAATGCAATGGGAGCAAACCCCCTGTATATCATAGTGCGCCACATCTTACCCCAAACGGCTACCTATATTATTATTTCCGCAACCTTGGCCGTACCTGGCTTTATTATTGCCGAATCAGTATTGAGCTTGATTGGTCTGGGTATTCAGTCCAAAGACCCTAGTTGGGGAAATCTATTATCCTCGGCGACTAACGCCTCGATTTTAGTGTTGCAGCCTTGGCTAATCATTCCTCCTGCCTTACTAATTATCTTGACAGTTCTAGCGTTTAACCTACTTGGAGATGGTTTGCGAGATGCCTTAGACCCTCGCAGCCTATATCAAAATAAATAA
- a CDS encoding response regulator, translating into MTTAKNGTSHTRTHIQHFTASKQIEFFESLKESRFSGQLLVFDAQEHTWVIYLYLGRIVYASGGVHPVRRWRRQLVAYCPERLTKIEELQSALAGIAKESRISWEYQLLSIWIDQDKISREQATQVIRASVVEILFDITQAMEVECESIRDNLLTTRLILIDAEQVIKESSKLYSAWQEAKIADRSLDLAPTIRQPEVLKSKTSPQIYQNLSQLLNGRQTLRDLSVRMKRDVVTLTRSLLPYLQLGLVQLVAVDDLALPTSTPVLGKLFENKTPRRITIACVDDSPLICQTMQSIITEAGYNFVAEMDGLRAIAILLSRKPDLIFLDLVMPNTNGYEICSQLRKLSFFKNTPIVIFTGNGGIVDRVRAKMVGSTDFLGKPVNSEQVLAMINKHITQKKD; encoded by the coding sequence ATGACGACTGCCAAAAACGGAACTAGTCATACTCGGACTCATATTCAACACTTTACGGCTAGTAAACAGATTGAGTTTTTTGAATCTCTCAAAGAATCTCGATTTAGTGGTCAGCTACTCGTCTTTGATGCTCAAGAGCATACCTGGGTAATTTATCTGTACTTAGGGCGAATTGTCTATGCTAGCGGAGGAGTTCATCCCGTTAGAAGATGGAGAAGACAGCTTGTTGCATATTGTCCTGAGAGACTAACTAAGATTGAAGAATTACAGTCAGCTTTAGCGGGTATTGCTAAAGAATCAAGAATTTCTTGGGAATATCAGCTACTGTCTATTTGGATTGACCAGGATAAAATCAGTCGCGAACAAGCCACTCAAGTCATTCGGGCTAGCGTAGTCGAAATTCTGTTTGATATTACACAAGCGATGGAGGTTGAGTGCGAATCGATTAGAGATAATTTATTGACCACCAGGCTAATCTTAATTGATGCCGAACAGGTAATTAAAGAATCAAGCAAGCTTTATTCTGCTTGGCAAGAAGCCAAAATTGCCGATCGCTCTCTCGATCTTGCTCCTACTATTCGACAACCAGAAGTGCTTAAAAGCAAGACTTCACCTCAAATCTATCAAAATTTAAGTCAACTGCTAAATGGTCGCCAAACCCTCAGAGATCTAAGCGTTCGTATGAAGCGCGACGTAGTTACCCTTACCCGCTCTTTGTTGCCTTATCTTCAACTGGGCTTGGTACAGTTGGTTGCTGTGGATGATCTTGCTCTTCCTACATCAACTCCTGTATTGGGAAAATTATTCGAGAACAAAACTCCGCGTCGAATTACTATTGCTTGTGTTGATGACAGTCCGCTTATTTGTCAGACGATGCAAAGCATTATCACTGAGGCTGGATACAATTTTGTCGCTGAAATGGATGGCTTGAGGGCGATCGCTATTTTACTCAGCCGTAAACCAGACTTAATCTTTCTCGATCTGGTAATGCCCAATACTAACGGTTACGAAATTTGCTCCCAGTTGCGCAAGCTTTCTTTCTTTAAAAATACCCCGATTGTAATTTTCACAGGAAATGGTGGCATTGTGGATCGCGTTCGCGCCAAAATGGTTGGTTCAACTGATTTTCTCGGCAAACCAGTCAATTCCGAGCAAGTTTTAGCCATGATTAATAAACACATAACTCAGAAAAAAGATTAG
- a CDS encoding response regulator, with the protein MGYTLIVDDSATERSIITNCLQEVGINVSVALSGEEALEKIQQNSPDLIVLDVVLPGRSGFEICRQLKGSEHTNQIPIILCSTKDTEMDKFWGMKQGAEAYISKPIDQTELVRKVKELIV; encoded by the coding sequence ATGGGATACACTCTGATTGTTGATGATTCCGCTACTGAAAGATCAATTATTACGAACTGTTTACAAGAAGTCGGGATTAATGTATCCGTTGCTCTAAGCGGTGAAGAGGCTTTGGAAAAAATTCAGCAAAATTCCCCAGATTTGATTGTTTTAGACGTAGTTTTGCCAGGACGCAGTGGTTTTGAAATTTGTCGGCAACTCAAAGGTTCAGAACATACTAATCAGATACCCATTATTCTCTGTTCTACCAAGGATACAGAAATGGATAAGTTTTGGGGCATGAAACAGGGAGCAGAGGCCTATATTTCTAAGCCAATAGATCAAACCGAACTGGTTCGCAAGGTAAAAGAATTAATCGTTTAA
- a CDS encoding methyl-accepting chemotaxis protein — MLLKPILLALKASIEAARAGEQGKGFAVIAKEVRSLATQSAEATAVIETLVSKIQLETVEVVEAMNQGAEQIASGNELVQQTSQSLIQVSQVSNEISQLVVSISQAAELQSATSTEVSQTIVQVAAIAESNSQSATKVSGDLRQLSEIVERLQLDIDRFKT; from the coding sequence TTGCTGCTCAAACCCATTCTATTGGCTCTCAAAGCTTCGATTGAAGCAGCACGAGCCGGAGAACAGGGTAAAGGTTTTGCGGTGATCGCAAAAGAGGTCAGATCTCTAGCTACTCAATCTGCTGAAGCAACCGCAGTAATCGAAACTTTGGTTAGTAAAATTCAACTGGAAACAGTTGAAGTGGTAGAGGCGATGAATCAGGGGGCTGAGCAAATTGCTTCGGGTAACGAACTGGTGCAGCAGACAAGCCAAAGCTTGATTCAGGTGAGTCAGGTTAGTAACGAAATTAGTCAGCTAGTCGTCTCAATTAGCCAAGCAGCCGAGCTGCAATCAGCAACATCTACCGAGGTTAGTCAAACTATCGTTCAAGTAGCGGCGATCGCTGAAAGTAATTCTCAGTCTGCAACCAAAGTATCTGGTGACCTAAGACAATTATCTGAGATTGTCGAAAGACTCCAGCTAGATATCGATCGCTTCAAAACTTAG
- a CDS encoding ATP-binding protein, with product MILLIFAKQSDRTINSQRQMLGLMRDELMWVRMLPLEQILKHFPRTLPELVNKYRKPVDLKVTGTGVLIDKAVLEKLADPLLYLLRNGFDHGIEDPESRTQQGKPATGSIEIQAYYQGNQTVIEVKNDGKDLDLAKITQKGIEQGLISAQEAASATQERLFELIFEPGFSTASEVSELSGRGVGMNIVRSQIETLKGKISVTSTPGQGSTFTMRLPLTLTIAKLLVCSLGSSAFAISSDSIEEIYYSHPRAG from the coding sequence ATGATATTACTCATCTTTGCCAAGCAATCCGATCGCACTATCAATAGCCAGCGTCAAATGTTGGGTTTAATGCGCGATGAATTAATGTGGGTCAGAATGTTGCCCCTAGAGCAAATCTTAAAACATTTTCCCCGTACTTTGCCAGAGCTAGTTAATAAATACCGCAAGCCAGTAGATTTAAAAGTAACTGGTACTGGTGTATTGATAGACAAGGCGGTACTAGAAAAGTTAGCCGATCCTCTACTGTATTTGTTGCGTAACGGTTTTGACCACGGCATAGAAGACCCAGAGAGCCGAACCCAACAGGGTAAACCTGCCACTGGCTCAATTGAAATTCAGGCTTATTATCAAGGTAATCAAACTGTCATTGAGGTTAAGAATGATGGCAAAGATTTGGATCTGGCTAAAATTACCCAAAAGGGCATCGAGCAGGGTTTAATCTCGGCGCAAGAAGCCGCTTCTGCCACTCAAGAAAGGCTATTTGAGCTAATCTTTGAACCAGGATTTTCCACAGCCAGTGAGGTTAGTGAGCTCTCTGGACGAGGAGTTGGCATGAATATTGTGCGATCGCAAATTGAAACTCTCAAAGGCAAAATTAGCGTTACTTCTACTCCTGGTCAAGGTTCTACCTTTACGATGCGCCTGCCTCTTACTTTAACCATTGCCAAGTTGTTAGTCTGCTCTCTCGGCTCAAGCGCCTTTGCTATTTCTTCAGACAGTATTGAAGAAATATATTATTCCCACCCCAGAGCAGGTTAA
- a CDS encoding response regulator, translating to MADNSRFSHHNPNDAIAIKKQTILIIDDSSALRRTLALSLEQRGYRVLQGRDGSEGLQQLHDNLQTDLVICDVEMPNVNGFEFLTTRRKNPKLIKIPVVMLTSGNSDKHRALATSLGLTDSLLSPM from the coding sequence TTGGCTGATAATAGCAGATTTAGCCACCATAACCCCAATGACGCGATCGCGATTAAAAAGCAAACTATTTTAATTATTGATGATTCTTCTGCCCTCAGACGTACTTTAGCTTTGAGCCTAGAACAAAGAGGTTATCGCGTTTTACAGGGTAGAGATGGCTCTGAGGGGCTACAGCAGCTGCACGATAATTTGCAGACTGATTTGGTGATCTGCGATGTGGAAATGCCTAACGTAAATGGCTTTGAATTTTTAACCACTCGTCGTAAAAACCCTAAGTTGATTAAAATCCCCGTAGTCATGCTTACTTCTGGCAATAGTGATAAACATCGAGCATTAGCTACTAGCTTGGGGCTGACGGATTCTTTACTAAGCCCTATGTAG
- a CDS encoding DUF1802 family protein, whose translation MTLANQQLKHALKEWAIAVNALSAGKTIILLRKGGIREAGFKVKYPLVWLYPTYEHQKPDLLKPEYASAVTPVKSGWHPNTVEIKSCAEVTDVLPISHNQIAALQPYHIWSEQMIGERLKWKPQQPVMVLLLKVYRLASSLTIPYNDAYGGCKSWIDLIEPLAMNRLTPVMEDNEYEQQAQKIKGLIEL comes from the coding sequence ATGACCTTGGCTAACCAGCAGCTTAAACACGCTCTAAAAGAATGGGCGATCGCAGTTAATGCTTTGAGTGCAGGAAAAACGATTATTTTATTACGCAAGGGCGGTATTCGAGAGGCAGGTTTTAAGGTTAAATATCCTTTGGTTTGGCTATATCCTACCTATGAGCATCAAAAACCAGATCTACTCAAGCCTGAATATGCTTCTGCTGTAACTCCTGTAAAATCTGGTTGGCATCCTAATACGGTAGAAATTAAAAGCTGTGCCGAAGTTACCGATGTCTTGCCAATTAGCCATAACCAAATAGCAGCATTGCAACCATATCATATTTGGAGTGAACAAATGATTGGCGAGCGATTGAAATGGAAGCCTCAACAACCAGTAATGGTTTTGCTGTTAAAAGTTTATCGTCTGGCATCATCTTTAACTATCCCGTACAACGATGCTTATGGTGGCTGTAAATCGTGGATTGACTTGATTGAACCCCTGGCGATGAATCGATTGACTCCCGTAATGGAAGACAACGAATATGAGCAGCAGGCGCAAAAAATTAAAGGTTTAATTGAACTCTAA
- a CDS encoding HhoA/HhoB/HtrA family serine endopeptidase, which produces MKFLSNKLGVYLGIFALGSGLGFWGSRNIRQPTPIRQSQVYPTAIPTQSNPPRINNKNNQDVNFIATAVQKVGPAVVRIDASREISTALPENLKNPLFRRFFGNERENDSSLDSAPHRVERGTGSGFIIASDGRLITNAHVVNGAEKVQVTLKDGTSYEGKVLGTDSFTDVAVIKIDATDLPTVSLGTGENLTPGEWAIAIGNPLGLDNTVTVGIISALGRSSSQVGVPDKRVRFIQTDAAINPGNSGGPLLNSDGEVIGINTAIRADAQGLGFAIPIETARRIANQLFAKGQADHPYLGIHMVNLNEETKEEINANKEFNFKIAPEEGVLVVRVIPSSPAAKSGLEPGDVINQVGDLPVTTSLQVQEQVELSEIGTELEVQVIRNGQAKTLKVKPSAFPQDKLE; this is translated from the coding sequence ATGAAATTCTTATCTAATAAGCTAGGTGTTTATCTTGGTATATTTGCACTTGGAAGCGGCTTGGGCTTTTGGGGAAGTCGCAACATCAGACAACCAACGCCAATAAGGCAGTCCCAAGTTTATCCAACGGCAATTCCTACCCAGTCTAATCCTCCTCGTATCAATAATAAGAACAATCAGGACGTTAACTTTATTGCTACCGCCGTGCAAAAAGTTGGTCCAGCAGTAGTCAGAATCGATGCTTCACGCGAAATCTCTACAGCTTTGCCAGAGAATTTAAAAAATCCTTTGTTTCGTCGCTTTTTTGGTAATGAACGAGAAAACGATAGTTCTTTAGACTCTGCACCCCATAGAGTTGAACGAGGTACTGGCTCTGGCTTTATTATTGCTTCTGATGGTCGTTTAATTACTAATGCTCATGTCGTCAACGGTGCTGAAAAAGTTCAGGTAACCCTTAAAGATGGTACAAGCTATGAAGGCAAAGTATTAGGCACTGATTCCTTTACAGACGTAGCGGTAATTAAAATTGATGCAACCGATCTGCCAACGGTAAGTCTGGGTACTGGAGAAAATTTAACTCCTGGGGAATGGGCGATCGCTATTGGTAATCCTTTAGGATTAGACAATACCGTCACTGTGGGCATCATCAGTGCATTGGGTCGTTCTAGTTCTCAGGTAGGTGTTCCTGACAAGCGCGTCAGATTTATTCAAACTGATGCTGCAATCAATCCTGGTAATTCGGGAGGACCTTTACTTAACTCCGATGGAGAAGTAATCGGGATTAATACAGCAATTCGCGCCGATGCTCAAGGATTAGGTTTTGCCATTCCGATCGAAACGGCACGACGTATCGCTAATCAGCTATTTGCTAAAGGACAAGCAGATCATCCCTATTTGGGAATTCACATGGTCAACCTCAACGAAGAAACGAAGGAAGAAATTAACGCCAACAAAGAATTTAACTTCAAAATCGCTCCAGAAGAAGGAGTGTTAGTGGTTAGAGTAATTCCTAGTTCTCCTGCTGCCAAAAGTGGTTTGGAACCAGGGGACGTAATTAATCAAGTTGGCGATCTGCCCGTCACAACTTCGCTTCAGGTGCAAGAACAGGTAGAGCTTAGTGAAATAGGTACAGAATTGGAGGTACAAGTTATTCGGAATGGTCAAGCAAAAACCCTTAAAGTAAAACCAAGTGCTTTTCCTCAAGACAAGCTTGAGTAA
- a CDS encoding helicase C-terminal domain-containing protein, whose product MNAIEADVHSSLRDFLRQHGNRNFPHHLTMARLIARALRLGRPALMQTGSSVSKYCLSYLTPILLGDWSVIIVAPPTTQKYLFEIEIPKLQNWLGVTKNVRMGDRWQSQDRVLLTSPQSWLGDRIEDRQQFPANIPTIIDRADSLEEWTRELLTIQITTADWDALLQAFAQHQELIRNARVKLTKSIYARPENPYRNYVLLDSELSIIANLCQVLAKQQLLQGKFEQFWQQIADKSNISWISRDRERGSFTINLSPARVSNKLKPIWQQQPAVIIGSFLDTEADATTYRQRVGLNSEMLSLKFTPNRQNNHIQLYLPDRFPMPNSPDFRSAFIEQSLLLVSLSSSIKQLIVVIADDVPLQGQVGSVLAGEFGSRVRVEKTNVSDTSILICGWSFWQLHQELLPVPRLLIIATLPIPSLENPLVANLVTYYKNQRQDWFRLYLLPSALKILEQTTVPLRESQSIVALLDNRVNFRSYGKTILSALEPCARINYIDPTWFGYPDS is encoded by the coding sequence ATGAACGCGATCGAAGCAGATGTTCATTCATCCCTGCGAGATTTTTTGCGACAACATGGAAATCGAAATTTCCCCCACCATCTGACTATGGCGCGACTCATCGCTCGCGCTTTGCGTTTAGGTCGCCCAGCTCTGATGCAGACGGGCAGCAGCGTTAGTAAATACTGCCTGAGCTATTTAACGCCAATTCTTTTAGGGGATTGGTCGGTAATTATTGTCGCTCCGCCAACGACCCAAAAATATTTATTTGAGATTGAAATTCCTAAGCTCCAGAATTGGTTGGGAGTAACTAAAAACGTCAGAATGGGCGATCGCTGGCAGTCTCAGGATCGAGTATTATTAACTTCGCCTCAAAGTTGGTTAGGCGATCGCATAGAAGATCGCCAACAGTTTCCCGCCAATATTCCCACAATTATCGATCGCGCCGACAGTCTTGAGGAATGGACCAGAGAGTTATTAACGATTCAGATTACCACCGCTGACTGGGACGCACTGCTACAGGCTTTTGCGCAACATCAAGAGTTGATTCGCAACGCTAGAGTCAAGCTAACTAAGTCGATTTATGCTCGTCCCGAAAATCCTTATCGTAATTATGTCTTATTAGATTCTGAGTTGAGCATCATTGCCAATCTCTGCCAAGTATTAGCCAAACAACAACTGCTTCAGGGTAAATTTGAGCAATTTTGGCAACAAATAGCTGATAAATCAAATATATCTTGGATTTCTCGCGATCGCGAACGGGGTTCATTTACTATTAATCTGTCCCCAGCTCGAGTCAGCAATAAGCTCAAACCAATTTGGCAACAACAGCCAGCCGTGATTATTGGCAGCTTTTTAGACACCGAAGCAGATGCTACAACCTACCGACAGCGAGTCGGCTTAAACTCGGAAATGTTGAGTCTTAAGTTTACTCCTAACCGCCAGAACAACCATATTCAACTTTATTTACCCGATCGCTTTCCGATGCCTAATTCGCCAGATTTTCGGTCGGCATTTATCGAACAAAGTCTGCTCTTGGTTAGCCTTAGCAGCAGTATTAAGCAGTTAATTGTGGTGATTGCGGATGATGTACCCCTGCAAGGACAGGTAGGTTCAGTTTTAGCGGGGGAATTCGGCTCTAGAGTCAGAGTCGAAAAGACCAATGTTTCTGATACCAGTATTTTGATTTGTGGCTGGTCTTTTTGGCAGCTACATCAGGAATTACTACCTGTTCCGCGACTGTTGATTATCGCCACCTTGCCCATACCCTCTTTAGAAAATCCCTTGGTTGCTAATCTGGTTACTTACTATAAGAACCAGCGTCAGGATTGGTTTCGACTGTATTTATTACCTTCTGCCCTCAAAATCCTGGAACAAACTACAGTCCCTTTAAGAGAGTCCCAAAGTATTGTCGCTCTGCTAGACAACCGCGTTAACTTCCGTAGCTACGGCAAAACCATTTTATCTGCTCTCGAACCCTGCGCTCGGATTAACTATATCGACCCTACTTGGTTTGGCTATCCTGATTCTTAG